From a single Scomber japonicus isolate fScoJap1 chromosome 12, fScoJap1.pri, whole genome shotgun sequence genomic region:
- the LOC128368770 gene encoding lactosylceramide 1,3-N-acetyl-beta-D-glucosaminyltransferase A-like, whose translation MFVNFRRIRKCQCVQLMTTCLVLSVVMVCWEQLDNSVVSHVKSYSYRYLVNRFAYINKSLTIPREQARSFSNFRYLLDHPDKCAGKDVLLLLFVKTSPENIERRNAIRSTWGNETYIQNTLGVTVKVVFALGAPPTKKDEPSSSKRAVDFQEQLIQEDHLHSDLIQQDFLDSFHNLTLKLILQFHWMHSHCPHARFLMTADDDIFVHMPNLVSYLQDMSSRGVTDFWIGRVHRGAPPIRSKDSKYYVSFEMYQWMSYPDYTAGAGYVVSRDVADKIYQATLTLNASLYIDDVFMGICANAIGVSPQEHLYFSGEGKAPYHLCIYDQMMTSHGHVDDIYDLWKAATHPQVKQRTSGFIGRLYCTAVKMALLCKPYYFNTYPCKAAFL comes from the coding sequence ATGTTTGTGAATTTCCGCCGGATACGAAAATGCCAGTGTGTGCAGCTGATGACCACCTGCTTGGTGCTGTCAGTGGTAATGGTTTGCTGGGAGCAGCTGGACAACAGCGTTGTCAGCCATGTCAAATCTTACTCATACCGCTACCTGGTCAACCGCTTCGCCTACATCAACAAGAGCCTCACCATCCCACGTGAGCAGGCCCGCAGTTTCAGCAACTTCCGTTACCTGCTGGACCACCCAGATAAGTGTGCCGGCAAGGAcgtcctcctgctcctctttgtCAAAACGTCCCCAGAGAACATTGAGAGGCGTAATGCCATCAGATCTACCTGGGGTAATGAGACCTACATCCAAAACACCCTGGGAGTAACAGTGAAGGTGGTGTTCGCCTTGGGAGCACCTCCAACCAAAAAGGACGAGCCCTCCTCAAGTAAGAGAGCGGTTGATTTTCAGGAGCAGCTCATCCAGGAGGATCATCTCCATTCTGACTTAATCCAACAAGACTTTTTAGACTCCTTCCACAACTTGACACTGAAGCTGATCCTGCAGTTCCACTGGATGCACAGCCACTGCCCCCACGCCCGCTTCCTCATGACCGCTGACGATGACATCTTTGTTCACATGCCCAACTTGGTGAGCTACCTGCAGGATATGAGCAGCAGAGGCGTCACAGACTTTTGGATTGGTCGAGTGCACAGAGGGGCACCGCCAATCCGTAGCAAAGACAGTAAATACTATGTGAGCTTTGAGATGTACCAATGGATGTCTTACCCTGACTACACAGCTGGGGCGGGGTACGTGGTCTCCAGGGATGTAGCGGACAAAATCTACCAAGCCACGCTGACCCTGAACGCCTCTCTTTACATAGATGATGTGTTCATGGGGATCTGTGCTAACGCCATTGGTGTGTCACCACAAGAGCACCTCTATTTCTCAGGGGAGGGCAAGGCGCCCTACCACCTGTGTATTTATGACcagatgatgacatcacatggTCACGTGGATGATATCTATGATCTGTGGAAGGCCGCGACACACCCACAGGTGAAACAGAGGACCTCTGGATTCATAGGGAGGCTGTACTGTACAGCTGTGAAAATGGCTCTTCTTTGTAAACCCTACTATTTCAACACCTACCCCTGCAAGGCAGCCTTCTTGTAG